From a single Ailuropoda melanoleuca isolate Jingjing chromosome 12, ASM200744v2, whole genome shotgun sequence genomic region:
- the RHOF gene encoding rho-related GTP-binding protein RhoF isoform X3 gives MTFKDRLGPCAQGTYRPRLWTRTAGGRCCVEREGLSEEPAGQEDYDRLRPLSYQNTHLVLICYDVMNPTSYDNVLIKWFPEVTHFCRGTPMVLIGCKTDLRKDKEQLRKLRAAQLEPITYMQGQSACEQIRAALYLECSAKFRENVEDVFRAAAKVALSALKKAQRQKRPLCLLL, from the exons ATGACTTTTAAGGACAGACTTGGTCCCTGCGCTCAGGGCACTTACCGGCCCAGGTTGTGGACACGCACGGCGGGGGGCAGATGCTGCGTGGAGAGGGAAGGCCTCTCCGAGGAGCCAGCAG GGCAAGAAGATTATGACCGGCTGCGACCCCTGTCCTACCAGAACACCCACCTCGTGCTCATCTGCTATGACGTCATGAACCCCACCAGCTATGACAACGTCCTCATCAAG tggTTCCCTGAGGTCACACATTTCTGCCGTGGGACCCCCATGGTGCTCATTGGCTGCAAGACAGACCTGCGGAAAGACAAGGAGCAGCTTCGGAAGCTCCGGGCCGCCCAGCTGGAGCCCATCACCTACATGCAG ggccagAGTGCCTGTGAACAGATCCGAGCGgccctctacctggaatgttctGCCAAGTTTCGGGAGAATGTGGAGGACGTCTTCCGAGCGGCGGCCAAGGTTGCCCTCAGTGCTCTGAAGAAAGCACAGCGGCAGAAACGCCCGTTGTGCCTGCTGCTCTGA